One genomic window of Bradyrhizobium sp. CCGE-LA001 includes the following:
- a CDS encoding DUF1127 domain-containing protein: MLLSLIRMIQAFRDYQRNVAELSQLSDRELADIGLDRSDIPRVAAGQYQG; the protein is encoded by the coding sequence ATGCTGCTCTCGCTCATCCGCATGATCCAGGCTTTCCGGGACTATCAGCGCAATGTTGCCGAGCTGTCCCAGCTCAGCGATCGCGAACTGGCCGACATCGGCCTCGATCGCTCGGACATCCCGCGCGTTGCCGCCGGCCAGTATCAGGGCTGA
- a CDS encoding DUF3597 domain-containing protein has translation MSIFGKIMGAIFGSQPASAAPAGSAPASSAPGTSAPATAPMAAVDVAAIVDKAAAAHKGEKLEWRTSIVDLMKSLDIDSSLAARKDLAKELGYTGDMNDSASMNVWLHKQVMSKLAANGGKLPPEIKH, from the coding sequence ATGAGCATTTTCGGGAAAATCATGGGCGCGATCTTCGGTAGCCAGCCGGCCAGCGCCGCGCCTGCCGGCAGCGCGCCCGCTAGCAGCGCGCCCGGCACATCGGCGCCGGCCACCGCCCCGATGGCAGCGGTTGATGTTGCCGCGATCGTCGACAAGGCGGCGGCTGCGCACAAGGGCGAGAAGCTGGAGTGGCGCACCTCCATCGTCGACCTCATGAAGTCGCTCGATATCGATTCCAGCCTCGCCGCGCGCAAGGATCTCGCCAAGGAGCTGGGCTACACCGGCGACATGAATGACTCGGCGAGCATGAATGTCTGGCTGCACAAGCAGGTGATGTCCAAGCTCGCTGCCAATGGCGGCAAGCTGCCGCCGGAGATCAAGCACTGA
- a CDS encoding SPW repeat protein codes for MSDFGFLNTHRTWEDWCGMLLGAVIVASPWFPIQDPMITGHQTVILNTVAIGLIVFGISQLEYVALQRWQEVTTILAGLWLIASPYVIGYSGDGFLRVYHTSLGAAVVLLGILQLWQDWDMNDQDMLKHGQ; via the coding sequence ATGTCGGATTTTGGTTTCTTGAATACTCATCGAACATGGGAAGACTGGTGCGGGATGCTGCTCGGCGCGGTGATCGTGGCATCGCCGTGGTTTCCGATCCAGGATCCGATGATCACCGGACATCAGACGGTGATCCTGAACACGGTCGCAATCGGTCTGATCGTGTTTGGCATCAGCCAGCTCGAATATGTCGCCTTGCAGCGCTGGCAGGAGGTGACGACGATCCTGGCCGGACTGTGGCTCATCGCCTCGCCCTACGTGATCGGCTATTCCGGTGACGGCTTCCTCCGCGTCTATCACACCAGCCTCGGCGCGGCGGTGGTGCTGCTCGGTATACTCCAGCTGTGGCAGGACTGGGATATGAACGACCAGGACATGCTCAAGCATGGGCAATAG
- a CDS encoding GNAT family N-acetyltransferase, which translates to MAATVRDNKDRSRFELDVGSEVAFANYRLTPSAVIITHTETPRALRGRGIGSELVKGALDLIRRDGRKVIAGCGFVVDYLDRHPEDADLVA; encoded by the coding sequence ATGGCGGCTACAGTACGCGACAACAAGGACAGGAGCCGCTTCGAGCTCGATGTTGGCAGCGAGGTCGCCTTCGCCAATTACCGGCTGACGCCGTCGGCCGTGATCATCACCCACACCGAGACGCCGCGCGCGCTGCGCGGCCGCGGCATCGGCTCCGAGTTGGTCAAGGGCGCGCTGGACCTGATCCGCCGCGACGGCCGGAAGGTGATTGCCGGCTGCGGTTTCGTCGTCGATTATCTCGATAGGCATCCGGAGGATGCGGATCTTGTGGCCTGA
- a CDS encoding GNAT family N-acetyltransferase, protein MSDVVNNRDHHRYELAVDGHLATEHYKLDGKVITFEHTDVPKELGGKGIGSKLVQGALDQIRADGLKLIPQCPFVKAWIEKHPDYADLVTR, encoded by the coding sequence ATGAGCGACGTCGTCAACAACAGAGACCATCACCGCTACGAGCTCGCGGTGGACGGCCATCTTGCGACAGAGCACTACAAGCTCGATGGCAAGGTGATCACCTTCGAGCATACGGACGTGCCGAAGGAGCTTGGCGGCAAGGGCATCGGCTCGAAGCTGGTGCAAGGCGCGCTCGACCAGATCCGCGCCGACGGATTGAAGCTGATCCCGCAGTGCCCGTTCGTGAAGGCGTGGATCGAGAAGCACCCGGACTATGCCGATCTCGTGACGCGATAA
- a CDS encoding lytic murein transglycosylase, producing the protein MTPTISRLALAAFALSASILSAQPALAAVACGSGNFDAWLADFKTDAAAKGISQQAITAGLAGVTLDQNVLNRDRSQKVFSQSFEEFSGRMVPPRLQRGSNRMKQYGSVLSRIEQTYGVPGEILVAIWGLETDFGVNTGTFATIRSLATLAYDCRRSEYFRAELLDALRIVQRSDLAPGDMKGAWAGELGQTQFMPSSWMKYAVDFDGNGKRDLLHNAPDVLASTANYLAGYGWQRGKDWQPGSPNFEVLKQWNKSEVYSKTVAYFAAQLARAP; encoded by the coding sequence ATGACCCCGACGATTTCTCGTCTCGCTCTCGCAGCTTTCGCCCTTTCCGCTTCAATCCTGTCAGCCCAGCCAGCGCTCGCCGCTGTTGCCTGCGGCTCGGGCAATTTCGATGCCTGGCTTGCGGACTTCAAAACCGACGCCGCTGCCAAAGGCATCTCGCAGCAGGCGATCACCGCCGGGCTTGCCGGCGTGACGCTCGATCAGAACGTGCTCAACCGCGACCGCTCGCAGAAGGTTTTCAGCCAGAGCTTCGAAGAGTTTTCGGGCCGCATGGTGCCGCCGCGCCTGCAGCGCGGCTCCAACAGGATGAAGCAGTACGGCTCCGTTTTGTCGCGCATCGAGCAGACCTACGGCGTCCCGGGCGAGATCTTGGTCGCGATCTGGGGTCTGGAGACCGATTTCGGCGTCAACACCGGCACGTTCGCAACGATCCGTTCACTGGCAACGCTGGCTTACGACTGCCGACGCTCCGAGTACTTTCGGGCCGAGCTCTTGGATGCCCTGCGCATCGTTCAGCGCAGTGACCTTGCGCCTGGCGACATGAAGGGCGCCTGGGCCGGCGAGCTCGGCCAGACCCAGTTCATGCCGTCGTCCTGGATGAAATACGCCGTCGATTTCGATGGCAACGGCAAGCGCGATCTCTTGCACAACGCGCCCGACGTGCTCGCCTCCACCGCCAATTATCTCGCCGGTTATGGCTGGCAGCGCGGCAAGGATTGGCAGCCGGGCAGTCCCAACTTCGAGGTGCTCAAGCAGTGGAACAAGAGCGAGGTCTATTCCAAGACCGTCGCCTATTTCGCCGCCCAGCTGGCGCGAGCTCCCTGA
- a CDS encoding DUF2189 domain-containing protein, giving the protein MATLYQGDVPTVAQPAEAAGPVIRTIQLSDLHDALKRGWEDFKAVPSHAIILCVIYPVLGLVLARVVMGYSVLPLLFPLAAGFALIGPFAALGLYELSSRRERHEEATAWDAMEVLRSPSFAAMLGLGTLLLALFVTWVATAQAIYIAAFGYEGATGISDFMTRVLTTEQGWWLIVVGCGVGFLFALAALCISVVSFPLMLDRRAGAFEAMTTSLRVVATNPVPMAAWGLIVAVLLALGTIPAFLGLAVVIPLLGHATWHLYRKVIVSEPGARPVPPPPHRQRKPAADFPANLFPWRNNTDA; this is encoded by the coding sequence ATGGCCACACTCTACCAGGGCGATGTCCCCACGGTGGCCCAGCCCGCGGAAGCGGCTGGACCGGTGATCCGGACCATCCAATTGTCCGACCTGCATGATGCGCTGAAGCGCGGCTGGGAGGATTTCAAGGCCGTTCCGAGCCACGCCATCATCCTCTGCGTGATCTATCCGGTGCTCGGCCTCGTGCTCGCCCGCGTGGTGATGGGCTATTCGGTGCTGCCGCTGCTGTTTCCGCTGGCCGCGGGCTTCGCGCTGATCGGCCCCTTCGCGGCACTTGGGCTGTATGAACTCTCCAGCCGGCGCGAACGCCACGAAGAGGCGACCGCCTGGGATGCCATGGAGGTGCTGCGCTCGCCGTCGTTTGCTGCGATGCTCGGCCTCGGCACGCTGCTGCTCGCGCTGTTCGTGACCTGGGTTGCGACCGCGCAGGCGATCTACATCGCGGCGTTCGGTTATGAGGGTGCGACCGGGATCTCGGATTTCATGACGCGCGTTCTGACCACCGAGCAGGGTTGGTGGCTGATCGTGGTCGGCTGCGGCGTTGGCTTCTTGTTCGCGCTCGCCGCGCTCTGCATCAGCGTCGTGTCGTTCCCGCTGATGCTGGACCGTCGTGCCGGCGCGTTCGAAGCGATGACGACGTCGCTGCGCGTCGTCGCGACGAACCCGGTGCCGATGGCGGCCTGGGGCCTGATCGTGGCGGTGCTGCTGGCGCTCGGCACGATCCCGGCCTTCCTCGGCCTTGCCGTGGTGATCCCCCTGCTCGGCCACGCCACCTGGCATCTCTACCGCAAGGTGATCGTCTCCGAACCGGGTGCCCGTCCGGTGCCGCCTCCGCCGCATCGGCAGCGCAAGCCGGCGGCCGACTTCCCCGCCAACCTCTTCCCGTGGCGAAACAACACGGACGCCTGA